A window from Rhizosphaericola mali encodes these proteins:
- a CDS encoding HupE/UreJ family protein, whose product MAKSSFINKHNFAYKLCLFILFSLLSIVCSNNTYAHQAPYSVAYLDISPNKVVMELHIPLSELELAVGYRLSENPETLYEEKKDQLKSYILQHTQAFIKGAKPWSVDLNNLELIKDEQVTSGPAFWELKAYLTLIPPIGENTRHFFLHYDGVVHQVANHIIFVVVRNDWETGRSDSLTAESNPMNIRIGGDNLVHPLEINLDEGSNWTGFKNIFELGMRHIKDGTDHLMFLLVLLLPSPLIVRKKKWSTFGGVSFSLKALLKIITAFTIGHSITLLLGAAGWFIAPSQIIEILIAVSILISAIHAITPLFPGKEFFISGGFGLIHGMAFASVLSEMNLSGSSLALSILGFNIGIEVMQLLVVLIVFPWLILLSRTKHYKYFRIAGAVLAITSSIAWILERSTGTPNFLTEFIANEYTHAIWLIIALAVSSIALYYLNKKNNIHRKVYSSNI is encoded by the coding sequence ATGGCTAAAAGCAGTTTTATAAATAAACACAATTTTGCATACAAATTGTGTTTATTTATACTCTTCAGTTTATTATCTATTGTATGTAGTAACAATACATATGCTCATCAAGCTCCATATAGTGTAGCTTATTTGGATATTAGTCCAAACAAAGTTGTTATGGAATTGCATATTCCTCTATCTGAATTGGAATTGGCGGTAGGCTATCGCTTATCCGAAAATCCTGAAACATTATACGAGGAAAAAAAAGATCAACTAAAATCCTATATTCTTCAACATACGCAAGCATTTATAAAAGGTGCTAAACCCTGGTCTGTAGATCTGAATAATTTAGAATTGATAAAAGATGAACAGGTTACAAGTGGACCGGCATTTTGGGAATTAAAGGCTTATTTAACATTAATACCTCCAATTGGAGAGAATACAAGACATTTTTTTCTTCACTACGATGGTGTAGTTCATCAGGTAGCAAACCATATTATTTTTGTAGTGGTACGAAATGATTGGGAAACAGGACGTTCTGATAGCTTGACTGCAGAAAGTAATCCAATGAATATTCGAATAGGAGGCGACAATCTTGTGCATCCACTCGAAATAAATCTTGACGAAGGAAGTAATTGGACTGGTTTTAAAAATATATTTGAGCTTGGAATGCGACATATCAAGGATGGTACAGACCATTTGATGTTTTTGTTAGTGCTCCTACTCCCCTCGCCTTTGATAGTTAGGAAAAAGAAATGGAGCACATTTGGAGGCGTTTCGTTTAGTTTAAAAGCTTTATTAAAAATCATTACAGCGTTTACTATTGGTCACTCCATTACTTTGTTATTAGGTGCTGCAGGATGGTTTATAGCGCCATCACAAATAATAGAAATTTTGATTGCAGTTTCTATTTTAATATCTGCCATTCATGCGATTACACCTTTATTTCCGGGGAAAGAATTCTTTATTTCTGGCGGGTTTGGACTCATTCATGGGATGGCATTCGCATCAGTTTTATCAGAAATGAATCTTAGTGGAAGTTCTTTAGCACTTAGCATTCTTGGATTCAATATCGGAATTGAAGTAATGCAATTATTGGTAGTTCTCATAGTTTTTCCTTGGTTAATTTTACTAAGTCGAACAAAACATTACAAATATTTCAGAATTGCAGGTGCAGTTTTAGCTATCACATCGTCTATTGCTTGGATTTTAGAACGGAGCACCGGAACGCCTAATTTTCTCACGGAATTTATCGCAAACGAATATACACATGCCATTTGGCTAATTATTGCACTTGCAGTTTCCTCAATTGCGCTATATTATCTTAATAAAAAAAATAATATTCACAGAAAAGTATATTCCTCTAATATTTGA
- a CDS encoding DUF3500 domain-containing protein yields the protein MKRKFLFSVTIVLSLLVISCKKNAKDESSDTDTDTTTSDCSSLTGSAKVVCLANTFLATLTTSQQSSIILDYTLTNAKRWSNLPCGLSCRNGLLMSSLTTAQQTAALALIQAVAGTAYSGDGYEEYQTIRAADDYLNANGGGSSYGSGNYVIAFLGTPSTTGKWMLQYGGHHYASNVTFDADTIVSITPLHEGVEPHGSFTVNSTTYSTPLADELSVSQNMLGSFTSSELSSAKISSTFSDCLMVPGSTSNTMPTTKQGIKVSSLSTTAQAKVWAAIQPWINDLDSAQAAAIRATYYNELASTYVCYASNSSATTGNASSFFTTNTDYVRIDGPSVWIEFICQTGVVFTSQIHYHTVMRDHSRDYIGL from the coding sequence ATGAAACGAAAATTTTTATTTTCTGTTACTATTGTTCTTAGTTTATTAGTTATTTCTTGTAAAAAAAATGCAAAAGACGAAAGTTCTGATACAGACACTGATACAACTACAAGTGATTGTTCATCATTAACAGGTTCGGCAAAAGTTGTGTGTCTTGCTAATACTTTTTTGGCGACACTTACGACATCACAACAATCGAGCATTATATTAGATTATACGCTTACAAACGCTAAGCGCTGGTCAAATTTACCTTGTGGATTAAGTTGTAGAAATGGTCTTTTAATGAGTAGTTTGACGACTGCACAACAGACAGCAGCTTTAGCCCTAATCCAAGCTGTTGCAGGTACCGCCTATTCTGGTGATGGTTATGAAGAATATCAAACTATACGTGCAGCAGACGATTATTTGAATGCTAATGGTGGAGGCAGTTCTTACGGATCAGGAAACTATGTTATCGCATTTTTAGGTACGCCAAGCACCACTGGTAAATGGATGTTGCAATATGGGGGACATCATTATGCCTCTAATGTAACTTTTGATGCAGATACGATAGTTAGTATAACGCCTTTACATGAAGGTGTTGAACCACATGGATCATTCACTGTTAATAGTACGACCTATTCCACTCCTCTTGCAGATGAATTATCAGTTTCACAAAATATGCTTGGTTCTTTCACCAGTTCTGAACTATCTTCTGCGAAGATATCTTCTACATTTTCTGATTGTTTGATGGTTCCAGGATCAACTTCTAACACAATGCCAACAACTAAACAAGGTATTAAAGTTAGTAGTCTTAGTACTACAGCACAAGCCAAGGTCTGGGCGGCAATACAACCGTGGATTAATGACCTTGACTCGGCTCAAGCTGCAGCGATACGCGCAACTTATTATAATGAATTAGCAAGTACTTATGTATGTTACGCTAGTAATTCAAGTGCGACTACGGGAAATGCTAGTTCCTTTTTCACAACCAATACGGACTATGTAAGAATAGATGGACCAAGTGTTTGGATTGAATTTATCTGTCAAACTGGCGTTGTATTCACAAGTCAAATTCACTACCATACGGTTATGCGCGATCACTCCAGAGATTATATTGGATTATAA
- a CDS encoding LytR/AlgR family response regulator transcription factor: protein MMKAIAIDDEPLALDIIETYCQNINFLTSLKVFTNTDLAFEYILKNKVDVLLLDINMPAISGIDFYKSLPYKPLLIFTTSYSEFALESYELHASDYLLKPFSKERFMQAILHVKEQFSINQHANNGFDSQFIILRLDAGDVKIYLNKILYVKSLDNYLKIFLTDQTSHVVRLTMKGLVEKLEEPSFVRIHKSFLISLDKIEIIKSKSIIIDKEEIPIGKNFDKNFRQQFDLFQNK, encoded by the coding sequence ATGATGAAGGCAATAGCCATAGATGACGAGCCATTGGCACTTGACATAATAGAAACCTATTGTCAAAATATCAATTTCTTAACCTCTTTAAAAGTATTCACCAATACAGATTTAGCATTTGAATATATACTTAAAAATAAGGTAGATGTACTTTTATTAGATATAAATATGCCCGCAATTTCGGGTATTGATTTTTATAAATCATTACCCTATAAGCCACTTCTTATTTTCACAACTTCCTATAGTGAATTTGCCTTGGAAAGTTACGAACTTCATGCATCTGACTATCTATTAAAACCATTTTCGAAGGAGAGATTTATGCAGGCAATTTTGCATGTTAAAGAACAATTTTCAATAAATCAGCACGCTAATAACGGTTTTGATTCTCAATTCATAATTTTGCGATTAGACGCTGGAGACGTTAAGATATATTTAAATAAAATATTGTATGTCAAATCATTAGATAATTATTTGAAAATATTTTTAACAGATCAAACTTCGCATGTTGTTCGATTGACAATGAAGGGACTGGTGGAAAAGTTGGAAGAACCTAGTTTTGTTAGAATTCACAAATCCTTCCTTATTTCTCTAGATAAAATTGAAATAATTAAAAGTAAGAGTATTATCATAGATAAAGAAGAAATTCCTATCGGGAAGAACTTCGATAAAAATTTCAGACAGCAATTTGATCTTTTTCAGAATAAATGA
- a CDS encoding sensor histidine kinase yields MQTKRRPIAIHFFFFILFIVLPALVFERLPGESFFTFTRAVVQDMIANITILSFLYLNYYIFIPKLYFLNKTFWYVMVVILYLFIILPIPHLLGNFINEDIVGKPPGPPPGEDTISPLLAPITPKIDNPRSILLFSIHELRRHIYLFFTAFLISFLIKTRDNLAKIKEDNLQAELSRLNAQINPHFLFNTLNSIYALSIKNDASTSNAILNLSGLMRYLIKDVSAQRIPLQKELDYIFNYIELQKARLGNTVNVIYELNGKPRHNRIAPLILITFIENAFKYGINPTIKMGEIIIKINILDNKLEFYISNTIMEIPNKKMESNGIGVENTKARLQSIYPGQYHLNIQNRNNEFKVSLSIDLV; encoded by the coding sequence ATGCAAACAAAGCGTAGGCCAATTGCAATTCACTTTTTCTTTTTCATATTATTTATAGTATTGCCTGCGCTTGTTTTTGAACGATTACCAGGCGAATCATTTTTTACATTTACACGTGCAGTTGTGCAAGACATGATTGCCAACATTACTATTTTATCTTTTTTGTATCTAAACTATTACATTTTTATTCCCAAACTTTATTTTCTAAATAAAACTTTCTGGTATGTTATGGTGGTCATTCTTTATTTATTTATAATCCTCCCTATACCCCATTTACTTGGAAATTTTATAAATGAGGATATAGTTGGGAAACCTCCAGGACCACCACCAGGAGAAGATACAATTTCTCCATTACTTGCTCCTATTACCCCCAAGATAGATAATCCTAGGTCTATTTTATTATTTTCCATTCATGAATTAAGACGGCATATATACTTGTTTTTTACTGCATTTCTAATATCCTTTTTGATTAAAACAAGAGACAATTTAGCTAAAATAAAAGAAGACAATTTGCAGGCAGAATTATCACGACTCAATGCTCAGATTAACCCTCATTTTTTATTCAATACACTAAATAGTATATATGCACTTTCAATTAAAAATGATGCAAGCACAAGTAATGCTATTTTAAATCTTTCTGGCTTGATGCGTTATTTAATAAAAGATGTAAGTGCACAAAGAATTCCGTTACAAAAAGAATTAGATTATATTTTCAACTATATAGAATTGCAAAAAGCTAGACTAGGAAATACTGTAAATGTTATTTATGAATTAAATGGAAAACCCAGACATAATAGAATTGCCCCATTAATATTGATTACTTTTATCGAAAATGCTTTTAAATACGGTATCAATCCGACTATAAAAATGGGAGAAATCATAATTAAAATAAATATCCTAGATAACAAACTAGAATTTTATATATCCAATACAATTATGGAAATTCCCAATAAAAAAATGGAGTCTAATGGTATCGGTGTAGAAAATACAAAAGCTAGATTACAATCTATCTATCCTGGTCAATATCATTTGAATATTCAAAATAGAAACAACGAATTTAAAGTTTCCTTATCAATTGATTTAGTATGA
- a CDS encoding DUF5683 domain-containing protein: MLNRILSLTFVYFLFQNSISAQRTDTTKSKFPDPKKATLRSLILPGWGQAYNKQYWKIPIAVGAVTIPAVLFFDNKSDRKTAQKNYEILLHAVDNSGQIDLQKINQLDAAYLTAFKKSNNRDALLGAIQNQRNQFRRNQDYAALWFFILWGLNVADAAVSAHLKHFDISPNLSMQTNLYSNNLLATLKLRWKY; the protein is encoded by the coding sequence ATGCTTAACCGAATCCTTAGCTTAACTTTTGTATATTTTCTATTTCAAAATTCAATTTCCGCTCAGAGAACAGATACCACAAAATCAAAATTTCCAGACCCGAAAAAAGCAACTTTACGCTCGTTGATTTTACCAGGTTGGGGACAAGCATACAATAAACAATATTGGAAAATTCCAATTGCTGTTGGCGCTGTAACTATTCCAGCCGTTTTATTTTTTGACAATAAGTCAGATCGGAAAACTGCGCAAAAAAATTACGAAATCTTATTACACGCTGTTGACAATTCTGGGCAGATTGATCTTCAAAAAATCAACCAATTGGATGCAGCATATTTAACTGCATTTAAAAAATCAAATAATCGAGATGCATTATTAGGTGCAATTCAGAATCAAAGAAATCAATTTCGAAGAAATCAGGATTACGCAGCCCTGTGGTTTTTTATTTTATGGGGATTGAATGTTGCAGATGCCGCAGTTTCTGCACATTTAAAACATTTCGATATTAGCCCGAATCTTTCTATGCAAACTAATTTATATTCTAATAACTTATTGGCAACGTTGAAGTTACGTTGGAAATACTAG
- a CDS encoding response regulator transcription factor, which yields MKQIKNTLNDTLLEQDFSEEKEMFLDLDKYKIMAQTYANIENAIVVLSDMKENKSYIYHGLLAHALGLEHPENEIESIWEEEIFAKMHSDDLLEKHVLELQFFQYLKTISLENRPQYYTTCRIRMRNASDQFIWIQHRMYYVANLQNGSIWLSLCLYNAIPENVFNENFPNQIIHSFSGKAIIPDKTQSSTILSTREIEILQLIRQGKMSKEIAHQLSISNNTVNRHRQNILEKLRVDNSMEACRVAEKMQLL from the coding sequence ATGAAACAAATCAAAAACACATTGAACGATACTTTATTGGAGCAAGATTTTTCGGAAGAAAAAGAGATGTTTTTGGATTTGGATAAATATAAAATAATGGCACAAACTTATGCCAATATTGAAAATGCGATTGTCGTATTGAGCGATATGAAAGAAAACAAAAGTTATATTTATCATGGGTTATTGGCACACGCACTAGGATTGGAGCATCCAGAAAATGAAATTGAATCGATCTGGGAAGAAGAGATTTTTGCCAAAATGCATTCGGATGATTTATTGGAAAAGCACGTATTAGAATTACAATTTTTCCAATATTTAAAAACCATTTCTCTAGAAAATCGTCCTCAATACTACACGACTTGTCGAATAAGAATGCGTAATGCATCAGATCAATTTATATGGATCCAACATCGAATGTATTATGTTGCCAATCTGCAAAATGGCAGCATCTGGTTGTCCTTATGTTTGTATAATGCAATACCCGAAAATGTGTTCAATGAAAATTTTCCTAACCAGATTATTCATTCCTTTTCTGGTAAAGCGATTATTCCAGATAAGACGCAATCGTCCACCATATTATCAACGCGCGAGATTGAAATCTTACAACTGATCCGTCAAGGAAAAATGAGTAAGGAAATCGCACATCAATTATCTATCAGTAACAATACGGTTAATCGTCATCGTCAGAATATTTTGGAAAAATTGCGCGTCGACAATTCTATGGAAGCCTGTCGCGTTGCAGAAAAAATGCAATTGTTGTAA
- a CDS encoding sugar O-acetyltransferase: MKTEKEKMLQSELYDAADKVLMEERVRCKDLCFEYNSLRPSLQNERQDLLKKLLGKTGNNFLIEQPFYCDYGYNIEIGENFYTNVNCTILDVAKVTFGDNVLIAPNCGFYTAEHPIDPEIRKSGLESARPITVGNNVWIGAQSIILPGVTIGDNAIIGAGSVVTKDIPANAIAVGNPCRVIKTT; the protein is encoded by the coding sequence ATGAAAACGGAAAAAGAAAAAATGCTCCAATCCGAATTGTACGATGCAGCGGACAAGGTATTGATGGAGGAAAGAGTACGATGTAAAGACCTTTGTTTTGAATATAATTCTTTGCGTCCTTCTTTGCAAAATGAAAGACAAGATTTATTAAAAAAACTATTGGGAAAAACAGGTAATAACTTTTTGATAGAACAGCCATTTTATTGTGATTACGGCTACAATATTGAAATCGGTGAAAATTTTTACACCAATGTCAATTGTACGATTTTGGATGTGGCCAAAGTGACTTTTGGTGACAATGTTTTGATCGCGCCCAATTGTGGTTTTTACACAGCAGAGCATCCGATAGATCCAGAAATTCGTAAGTCTGGTTTGGAATCCGCTCGCCCGATTACGGTGGGTAACAATGTGTGGATTGGTGCGCAGTCGATTATTTTACCTGGCGTAACGATCGGTGACAATGCGATTATCGGGGCAGGCTCTGTCGTTACGAAAGATATTCCTGCTAATGCTATCGCGGTAGGCAATCCATGTCGTGTTATTAAAACAACTTAA
- a CDS encoding DUF1349 domain-containing protein, with the protein MKKIIFALAFFVSLQQLSAQKLDKLQWFNEPTKWEVKDNSLSMFVTPKTDYWRISHYGFTVDDGPFYYGNYGGEFEAKVKLTGDYKARFDQMGLMVRIDEKHWIKAGVEFVDGNMNISAVVTNEKSDWSVLSLGKKVPFVWVKAVRRLDAIELFYSLDDKNYIMYRNAPFQDNTPVKIGMMAACPDGEGFNAQFDNFSVTPLPDQRRLEWLEKHK; encoded by the coding sequence ATGAAGAAAATCATATTTGCATTGGCTTTTTTTGTCAGTTTGCAACAACTTTCAGCGCAGAAATTGGACAAACTCCAATGGTTCAACGAACCTACAAAATGGGAAGTAAAGGACAATAGTTTGTCTATGTTCGTTACTCCTAAAACCGATTATTGGCGTATTTCTCACTATGGATTTACCGTGGACGATGGACCTTTCTACTATGGAAATTATGGAGGAGAATTTGAGGCTAAAGTAAAATTGACAGGAGATTATAAAGCAAGATTTGACCAAATGGGTTTGATGGTGCGTATTGATGAAAAACATTGGATCAAAGCAGGTGTTGAATTTGTAGATGGAAATATGAATATCAGTGCAGTTGTCACCAATGAGAAAAGTGATTGGAGTGTACTTTCTTTAGGCAAAAAAGTTCCATTTGTTTGGGTAAAAGCCGTTCGGCGCTTGGATGCGATTGAGCTTTTTTACTCTTTGGATGACAAAAATTATATCATGTATCGCAATGCGCCTTTTCAAGACAATACGCCTGTAAAGATTGGGATGATGGCGGCTTGTCCAGATGGAGAAGGTTTCAATGCTCAATTTGATAATTTTTCCGTGACGCCCCTCCCCGACCAACGCCGCTTGGAATGGTTGGAAAAACATAAATAA
- a CDS encoding carbon-nitrogen hydrolase family protein: MKICIAQTNPHKGNIPKNIKVHKQFIQTATELQADIIVFPELSLTGYEPELAKELATTQSDERLDEFQYLSNNNKIIIACGIPTKKGNEVFISMIIFQPNKERLTYSKQHLYPSEIGIFSIGNAPLVIHFDKECIIAPAICYELSNPEHSQNAKLNHANIYIASVLNSVNGVDDDINKLSNIAKKHNMTVFMANYIGNSGGYVCAGKSSVWDDNGTLIDQLDSHTEGILMYDTKNKWTKKINLNYN, encoded by the coding sequence ATGAAAATTTGTATTGCACAAACGAATCCTCATAAAGGCAATATTCCCAAAAACATTAAAGTTCATAAACAATTTATTCAAACTGCGACAGAACTCCAAGCGGATATAATAGTGTTTCCAGAACTCTCATTAACAGGCTATGAACCTGAGTTAGCAAAAGAACTGGCAACTACGCAATCAGATGAAAGACTTGATGAATTTCAATATTTAAGTAATAACAATAAGATAATCATTGCTTGTGGAATACCAACTAAAAAGGGAAACGAGGTATTTATTAGTATGATAATCTTTCAACCGAATAAAGAACGTTTAACTTATTCCAAACAACATTTATACCCAAGCGAGATTGGAATTTTTTCCATTGGAAATGCTCCTTTAGTAATACATTTTGACAAAGAATGTATTATAGCTCCCGCGATTTGCTATGAATTATCGAATCCAGAACATTCCCAAAACGCCAAACTTAATCATGCCAATATTTATATAGCAAGTGTGTTGAACTCTGTTAATGGCGTAGACGATGATATTAATAAACTCTCTAATATCGCTAAGAAACATAACATGACCGTATTTATGGCAAACTACATTGGAAATTCTGGAGGATATGTATGCGCCGGAAAATCTTCCGTTTGGGACGACAATGGAACGCTTATTGATCAACTTGATAGTCATACAGAAGGAATACTTATGTATGACACTAAAAATAAATGGACTAAAAAAATAAATCTAAACTATAACTAA
- a CDS encoding phosphatase PAP2 family protein: protein MCIDFLTTIGAAEGFLSKLNEWDTWLFFKINRDAACGFLDGIAPIIRTPMASLPLYFFLLIAVFGNFGWKAWKWLAFVGLTILISDQLSSSFMKNFFNRPRPCNDETIKDSVRFLLGYRPQSGSFTSSHATNHFALGTYFYFTLKDYWKNWAKLFFVWAGLISIAQVYVGVHYPGDVIGGAILGYGIGWLTSKVFIQKFGLPTLLPKPLWA from the coding sequence ATGTGCATAGATTTTTTAACGACCATCGGAGCGGCAGAAGGATTTTTATCCAAATTAAATGAATGGGACACTTGGTTGTTCTTCAAAATCAATCGTGACGCTGCTTGTGGATTTTTGGATGGGATTGCACCGATTATCCGGACGCCAATGGCTTCTTTGCCATTATATTTCTTTTTATTAATTGCAGTTTTTGGAAATTTTGGATGGAAGGCTTGGAAATGGTTGGCTTTTGTAGGATTGACTATTTTGATCAGCGATCAATTAAGTAGTAGTTTTATGAAAAACTTTTTCAATCGTCCACGTCCTTGCAATGATGAAACGATTAAAGATTCTGTAAGATTTTTATTGGGCTATCGTCCGCAAAGTGGAAGCTTTACTAGTTCCCACGCGACCAATCATTTTGCATTAGGCACCTATTTTTATTTTACCTTAAAAGATTATTGGAAAAATTGGGCAAAATTATTCTTTGTTTGGGCTGGCTTAATTTCTATTGCGCAAGTATATGTCGGTGTTCATTATCCTGGTGATGTAATTGGTGGAGCGATTTTGGGTTACGGGATTGGCTGGTTAACCTCCAAAGTATTTATCCAAAAATTTGGTTTGCCTACCCTGTTACCTAAGCCGTTGTGGGCGTGA
- a CDS encoding RNA polymerase sigma factor, translated as MEITTDILTHWVNKAKQGDKTSFARLYKQYSVAMFNICIRMVGEYNTAQDLLQEIFIKVFKNLHSLQQPERFGGWVKQIAVRECISHTRKKGAISSWLSMDEQEDTEDEMEETWWNDRSIEEIHKAIKSLPEGSRQIFNLFALEDYSHRQIAELLGITESTSKTQYHRAKKLLKDKLVKILDFNG; from the coding sequence GTGGAAATAACAACGGATATACTGACACATTGGGTAAATAAGGCGAAGCAAGGCGACAAAACGTCTTTTGCTCGGCTATACAAGCAATATTCCGTTGCGATGTTCAACATTTGTATACGTATGGTGGGCGAGTATAATACGGCGCAAGATCTATTGCAGGAGATATTTATTAAGGTATTCAAAAATCTTCATTCGTTGCAACAGCCCGAGCGATTTGGAGGTTGGGTCAAGCAGATCGCCGTACGTGAATGTATCAGCCATACAAGAAAAAAAGGTGCGATAAGCAGCTGGTTGTCAATGGATGAGCAAGAAGATACAGAGGATGAAATGGAAGAAACGTGGTGGAATGATCGATCGATCGAGGAAATCCATAAAGCCATCAAAAGCTTACCAGAAGGTTCGCGGCAGATTTTCAACTTATTCGCTTTGGAAGATTATTCGCACAGACAGATTGCTGAATTACTGGGAATTACGGAAAGTACTAGTAAAACACAATATCACAGAGCGAAAAAATTATTAAAAGACAAACTTGTTAAAATATTGGATTTCAATGGATAA
- a CDS encoding DUF4097 family beta strand repeat-containing protein translates to MIHFLYKSLIFISVAQLANNGIFAQTATTSHSRTTQKSTVKTNGAVVAYSYSDSDSSYQEENNNGKYDTIEKSYSIEPDAPIFIESKMRNLKIESWDGNDVKIVAKYKYFNDADRHLDLDSIFQKNNIQIKSSKNAFQILASSNDKNVFTVSSSYQDDSDVDTSDLVLESDKLRVEGDKLRAEGIKLRAQGEKMRQWGLKAQQEASASAQKAQTWKISRSKTEEKAITAKIKKLSEELAIAAKKNESDKIEKLSQEIGNLSSKLAAQALAGSVIVFDTQNDMTLQADSITIDIAPPTPPAPPTPPTVSSFSYSGPSNAVGKGSWFGPRNFKTNETKEWTIYIPKNHKLSIENKYGNIQISNDIENVKIENKYGNVSTENLKNFQLDLEYGNYSGGNIENADFTIKNGKIKAQNIGNLNLNSKYSTIDLEDVENANINSVSDNVDVNAFQNVQADKNYGSFRIASLGKTLKLSGSSADLKIRNLASTVTNIDIDNKYANISIPMDDAENYSVIVNGSFNTSNDNFTDKKQIVSDKNSNVNFIPLKNSLTNQNTKVAFSSKDSGSYEVKKGNASQLKVNLNCTSCTIDFK, encoded by the coding sequence ATGATACATTTTTTATATAAATCATTAATATTCATATCCGTAGCACAATTAGCTAATAATGGAATATTTGCACAAACGGCAACTACATCACACAGCAGAACAACCCAAAAGTCAACTGTGAAAACAAATGGTGCGGTGGTAGCCTATTCTTATTCAGATTCTGATAGTTCCTATCAAGAAGAAAACAACAACGGAAAATATGATACCATTGAAAAAAGTTACAGCATTGAACCAGATGCGCCTATTTTTATAGAATCTAAAATGCGTAATTTAAAAATAGAATCTTGGGATGGAAATGACGTGAAAATCGTTGCTAAATACAAATATTTCAATGATGCAGATCGTCATTTGGATTTAGATTCTATTTTCCAAAAGAACAATATTCAAATAAAAAGTAGTAAAAATGCTTTTCAAATATTAGCATCTTCAAATGATAAAAATGTATTTACCGTATCCTCAAGTTATCAAGATGATAGTGATGTGGATACAAGTGATTTAGTTCTTGAAAGTGATAAACTTAGAGTGGAAGGCGACAAGTTAAGAGCCGAAGGTATTAAGTTAAGAGCTCAAGGTGAAAAAATGCGCCAATGGGGATTGAAAGCACAACAAGAAGCCTCCGCTTCTGCTCAAAAAGCACAAACTTGGAAAATTTCTAGATCTAAAACAGAAGAAAAAGCAATCACTGCTAAGATTAAAAAATTGAGTGAAGAATTAGCTATAGCTGCTAAAAAAAATGAATCTGATAAAATTGAAAAGTTAAGTCAAGAAATTGGAAATTTATCTAGCAAATTAGCTGCACAAGCTTTAGCAGGAAGTGTTATTGTATTTGATACCCAAAATGATATGACTTTACAAGCAGATTCTATTACTATAGATATTGCTCCTCCTACACCACCGGCTCCTCCGACTCCTCCTACAGTATCTAGTTTTTCTTACTCAGGCCCATCCAATGCAGTTGGTAAGGGAAGTTGGTTTGGCCCAAGAAATTTTAAAACAAATGAGACAAAAGAATGGACAATTTATATTCCTAAAAATCACAAATTAAGTATTGAAAATAAATATGGTAACATTCAGATTTCCAATGATATAGAAAATGTAAAAATTGAAAATAAATACGGCAATGTATCCACAGAAAACCTTAAAAATTTTCAATTAGATTTGGAATACGGTAACTACTCTGGCGGCAATATTGAAAATGCTGATTTTACAATCAAAAATGGAAAGATAAAAGCGCAAAACATCGGAAATCTAAATTTGAATTCTAAATATTCAACAATTGATTTGGAGGATGTAGAAAATGCGAATATCAACAGTGTGAGTGACAATGTGGATGTCAACGCTTTTCAAAATGTGCAAGCAGATAAAAATTATGGTTCATTCCGTATCGCGTCTTTGGGTAAAACATTGAAATTAAGTGGAAGTAGTGCAGATTTGAAAATACGTAACCTCGCTTCTACGGTTACCAATATCGATATCGATAATAAATATGCAAATATTTCCATACCAATGGATGACGCGGAGAATTATTCGGTTATTGTAAATGGTAGTTTCAATACCTCTAATGACAATTTTACGGATAAAAAGCAAATTGTTTCGGATAAAAATTCCAATGTAAATTTTATTCCATTGAAAAATTCCTTAACGAATCAAAATACGAAAGTTGCTTTTTCCAGTAAGGATAGCGGTTCGTATGAAGTGAAAAAAGGCAATGCCAGTCAACTAAAAGTAAATTTAAATTGTACGAGTTGTACGATTGATTTTAAATAA